A region from the Rheinheimera mangrovi genome encodes:
- a CDS encoding ammonium transporter, producing MQEQIYHLQFAMDTFYFLVCGALVMWMAAGFSMLEAGLVRAKNTTEILTKNVVLYSVSCVMYLICGYQLMYGGGYFLTGIGEVDVAQTLTSFAERENGFEGKAIYSKASDFFFQVVFVATAMSIVSGAVAERMKLWAFLTFAVVMTGVIYPMEGSWTWGGQSVFGLYSLGDLGFSDFAGSGIVHLAGAAAALAGVLLLGARKGKYGKDGKAHAFPGSNMPLAALGTLILWLGWFGFNGGSVLKLGDIANANSVAVVFLNTNAAAAAGTIAAIGLSMLLFKKADLTMALNGALAGLVAITAEPSTPTPLEASIFGAIAGVLVVGSILALDKLKIDDPVGAISVHGTVGLFGLLIVPLTKESATLVGQLAGAATIFVWVFVASLVVWFALKMTMGIRVTEQEEYEGVDRSECGVEAYPEFVSTVK from the coding sequence ATGCAGGAACAAATTTATCATTTACAGTTTGCGATGGACACCTTTTACTTTTTGGTGTGTGGCGCTTTAGTGATGTGGATGGCTGCTGGCTTTTCAATGCTGGAAGCCGGCTTGGTACGTGCGAAAAATACGACTGAAATTTTGACTAAAAACGTGGTGTTGTACTCAGTATCATGTGTAATGTATCTGATTTGTGGTTACCAGTTAATGTATGGCGGTGGCTACTTCTTAACTGGTATAGGTGAGGTCGATGTGGCACAGACCTTAACCAGTTTTGCAGAACGTGAAAATGGTTTTGAAGGTAAAGCCATTTACTCAAAAGCGTCAGACTTCTTCTTCCAGGTGGTGTTTGTAGCAACTGCTATGTCTATCGTATCTGGTGCTGTGGCTGAACGTATGAAGTTATGGGCTTTCCTGACTTTTGCGGTGGTGATGACTGGTGTGATTTACCCAATGGAAGGTTCGTGGACCTGGGGTGGTCAGTCTGTGTTCGGTTTATACAGCTTAGGTGACTTAGGTTTCTCTGACTTTGCCGGTTCAGGCATAGTGCATCTGGCCGGTGCTGCTGCTGCTCTAGCTGGGGTTCTACTGTTAGGCGCCCGTAAAGGCAAATACGGCAAAGACGGTAAAGCTCATGCATTCCCTGGTTCCAACATGCCACTGGCAGCTTTAGGTACTTTAATTCTGTGGTTAGGCTGGTTTGGCTTTAACGGTGGCTCAGTGCTGAAGTTAGGCGATATCGCAAATGCTAATTCTGTCGCTGTGGTGTTCTTAAATACCAATGCTGCCGCTGCTGCCGGAACTATTGCTGCGATTGGCTTGTCTATGCTGTTGTTCAAAAAGGCAGATCTGACTATGGCATTAAACGGCGCTTTAGCTGGCCTAGTGGCTATTACTGCAGAACCTTCTACACCAACACCTTTAGAAGCCTCTATCTTCGGTGCTATTGCTGGTGTGTTGGTGGTGGGTTCTATCCTGGCTTTAGATAAGTTAAAAATTGATGACCCGGTAGGTGCCATTTCTGTGCACGGTACTGTAGGTTTATTTGGATTATTGATTGTTCCTCTGACCAAAGAGTCGGCTACTTTAGTGGGTCAACTGGCTGGTGCTGCAACTATTTTCGTCTGGGTTTTTGTGGCGAGTTTAGTCGTGTGGTTTGCTTTGAAAATGACAATGGGTATCCGTGTCACAGAGCAGGAAGAATATGAAGGTGTTGATCGTTCAGAGTGTGGTGTAGAAGCCTATCCTGAGTTTGTATCGACAGTAAAGTAG
- a CDS encoding YacL family protein encodes MEFDFIYNTDAKRYSLKLSSEQLALQCFLLDEFEPRASAYQSLLEQLQQLNAQSQYQWDGKEYRMTVQAAEVVICHYALLQDESPDIELDPEQDLELDQSQLYAECGLEDLLYLVQQWQEFLPA; translated from the coding sequence ATGGAATTCGATTTTATCTACAACACTGATGCGAAGCGCTACAGTCTGAAGTTAAGTTCTGAGCAGTTGGCATTGCAGTGTTTTTTATTGGATGAGTTTGAGCCTAGGGCGAGCGCTTATCAGTCGCTGCTGGAACAGCTACAGCAGCTGAATGCTCAAAGTCAGTATCAATGGGACGGTAAAGAGTATCGCATGACGGTACAGGCTGCTGAAGTGGTGATTTGTCATTATGCATTGTTGCAGGATGAAAGTCCTGACATAGAGTTGGATCCGGAGCAGGATCTGGAGCTGGATCAAAGTCAGCTTTATGCCGAATGTGGTCTGGAAGATCTGCTGTATTTAGTGCAGCAATGGCAAGAATTTTTACCCGCCTGA
- the glnK gene encoding P-II family nitrogen regulator — protein MKLVCAIIKPFKLDDVREAIADIGIEGLTVTEVKGFGRQKGHTELYRGAEYQVDFLPKVKLEIAVLDENVERLLEVIQKAAHTGRIGDGKIFVYDLEQVVRIRTGEMDSEAI, from the coding sequence ATGAAACTCGTATGTGCCATCATCAAGCCATTCAAGCTTGACGATGTCCGTGAAGCGATTGCGGACATCGGTATTGAAGGTCTTACTGTGACAGAAGTGAAAGGCTTCGGTCGTCAGAAAGGTCATACAGAACTCTATCGGGGAGCGGAATATCAGGTCGATTTTTTACCTAAAGTAAAATTAGAGATCGCGGTATTGGATGAAAACGTCGAGCGTTTATTGGAAGTGATCCAAAAAGCTGCACACACAGGCCGCATCGGTGACGGAAAAATCTTCGTTTACGATCTAGAACAAGTAGTGCGTATCCGCACTGGTGAAATGGACTCAGAAGCCATCTAA
- a CDS encoding DUF3718 domain-containing protein, whose product MKLLPAVFCGVVVAGAVLVSPVVHADDQLAASMCDYVKADDKNRLRKVLSDYRLRLRNIYDGVTCNGDSLVRFAIKNNAADVGEFIVKQLPAAQVAASGDIAWAEGNGFAASPVLKVLKERAGGGE is encoded by the coding sequence ATGAAATTGTTGCCAGCAGTGTTCTGTGGTGTTGTGGTGGCAGGTGCAGTATTAGTGTCCCCAGTGGTACATGCTGACGACCAGCTAGCTGCTTCGATGTGTGATTATGTCAAGGCTGACGATAAGAATAGATTACGCAAAGTATTAAGTGATTACCGCCTGCGTTTACGTAATATCTATGATGGTGTGACGTGTAACGGAGACAGCTTAGTGCGTTTTGCGATCAAAAATAATGCGGCTGATGTGGGGGAGTTTATTGTGAAACAGTTACCTGCCGCTCAGGTTGCAGCATCCGGTGATATCGCATGGGCTGAAGGCAATGGTTTTGCTGCCTCTCCTGTACTTAAAGTATTAAAGGAACGTGCAGGTGGTGGTGAATAA
- the rplU gene encoding 50S ribosomal protein L21 has protein sequence MYAVFQSGGKQHRVTEGQTLRLEKLDLETGATIEFSALMIANGEDIKIGTPLVEGSKVTAEVVNHGRGDKVKIVKFRRRKHYRKQAGHRQWFTEVKITGISA, from the coding sequence ATGTACGCGGTTTTCCAAAGTGGTGGTAAACAGCACCGTGTAACGGAAGGGCAAACCCTTCGTCTAGAAAAACTAGACTTAGAAACCGGCGCAACTATTGAATTTTCAGCTCTGATGATCGCTAATGGCGAAGACATCAAGATCGGTACTCCTTTAGTTGAAGGCAGTAAAGTAACAGCGGAAGTGGTCAACCATGGCCGTGGCGATAAAGTTAAAATCGTCAAATTCCGTCGTCGTAAGCACTACCGTAAACAAGCTGGTCACCGCCAGTGGTTTACAGAAGTGAAAATTACCGGCATCAGCGCGTAA
- a CDS encoding HAMP domain-containing methyl-accepting chemotaxis protein, which yields MKLTVALRIIGGFGVISLLLLVIGITSYKSLDSINTSTTQVNEISIPALENSAVLQSEFVKMSKVSLQAFYATEVKQVKDLETQFVAEQVLYDTAAKALQTVVAEEETLTNSFKDVSAAYTEFTPVSKKLFAELSKSLTLRDQIASQLSDVELNSDDSASLLLDFSDVRDVTRRFPQASKAATDLETGLNTLVSVVVDLTRTTSATTADTISNEVKSRLEGVNQQMSTIKTEAGSNVDMVADLDEKITAINDLLAGDEGILALKAQMLAASAEAQKLLTQAEAHNKTALDGLNRLLSRARTVAGEIQAEAASDVSGAITTIFLVVLISIGLAIGIAMLTVRSITTPLAKVNEILGVVASGDLTKRLDDSSHDEFGDLARNCNQVITNLRQLIQGIISRSTQLAAASEQTSAITVETTTAIREQKSQVTQAATATTEMSSTSQGVMQSSNDALAEIKNADSEAERVKVISENNKQTILQLSKEVDQASTVINKLHKDSASIGSILDVIRGIAEQTNLLALNAAIEAARAGEQGRGFAVVADEVRSLASKTQASTQEIQAMIQVLQTGAHAAVEAMNKGKKQAENCVTQTEVAAQALESITNAVHLAHDMSEQISHAAKEQNQVSNEISHLLESIVTIAEQTASGAEQTSQSSHEVARLAEELRQSVEQFKV from the coding sequence ATGAAGTTAACGGTAGCACTTCGGATTATTGGTGGTTTTGGTGTAATTTCACTCCTACTGCTGGTGATCGGTATTACCTCGTACAAGAGCTTGGATAGTATCAACACCTCAACCACGCAAGTAAATGAAATCTCGATCCCAGCTTTAGAAAATAGCGCAGTGCTGCAAAGCGAATTTGTCAAAATGAGCAAGGTCAGTCTGCAGGCGTTTTATGCCACTGAAGTGAAACAGGTCAAAGATTTAGAGACTCAGTTCGTTGCAGAACAGGTGTTGTACGATACAGCAGCTAAAGCATTACAAACTGTAGTAGCAGAGGAAGAAACTCTGACGAATTCGTTTAAGGATGTATCAGCGGCTTATACCGAATTTACCCCTGTCAGCAAAAAGCTATTTGCAGAACTGAGTAAAAGCCTAACCTTACGTGACCAAATTGCCTCCCAATTATCAGATGTAGAGTTAAATTCAGATGACTCAGCATCCTTGCTGTTAGATTTCAGTGACGTCCGAGATGTAACCCGTCGTTTCCCGCAAGCAAGCAAAGCGGCCACTGATCTTGAAACAGGATTAAATACCTTAGTCAGCGTAGTTGTAGATTTAACCCGTACCACTTCTGCTACTACGGCAGACACCATATCCAACGAAGTAAAGTCTCGTTTGGAAGGTGTAAATCAACAAATGAGCACCATCAAAACCGAGGCGGGTTCCAATGTTGATATGGTGGCCGATTTAGACGAAAAAATTACTGCTATTAATGATTTATTAGCTGGTGATGAAGGCATCCTGGCATTAAAAGCACAAATGTTAGCGGCATCAGCCGAAGCTCAGAAACTATTGACTCAGGCGGAAGCTCACAATAAAACTGCGTTAGATGGATTAAATCGCTTACTATCCCGCGCTCGTACCGTTGCAGGCGAAATTCAGGCCGAGGCAGCATCTGATGTATCTGGTGCTATTACTACAATTTTTCTTGTTGTGCTGATTTCTATTGGTTTAGCTATAGGTATAGCTATGCTGACAGTGCGCAGCATTACTACCCCATTAGCCAAAGTAAATGAAATTTTAGGTGTAGTTGCTTCAGGTGATTTGACCAAGAGACTAGATGATTCCTCACACGATGAATTTGGCGATCTGGCCCGTAACTGTAATCAGGTTATTACCAACTTGCGCCAATTGATCCAAGGCATTATTTCCCGTTCTACGCAGCTTGCCGCAGCTTCAGAACAGACTTCAGCTATTACAGTGGAAACCACTACAGCTATTCGTGAACAGAAGTCTCAGGTCACTCAAGCCGCTACAGCCACTACTGAGATGAGTAGCACTTCTCAAGGCGTCATGCAAAGCTCAAACGATGCGTTGGCTGAAATCAAAAATGCGGACAGCGAAGCCGAGCGCGTGAAAGTGATTTCTGAAAATAACAAGCAGACCATACTGCAGTTATCAAAAGAAGTCGATCAGGCATCAACTGTGATCAATAAACTGCATAAAGACAGCGCATCAATCGGTAGTATCCTTGATGTGATCCGTGGCATTGCAGAACAAACCAACTTACTGGCATTAAACGCCGCTATTGAAGCAGCCCGCGCAGGTGAACAAGGTCGTGGTTTTGCGGTGGTAGCTGATGAAGTACGTTCTTTGGCCAGTAAAACTCAGGCTTCGACTCAGGAAATTCAAGCCATGATTCAAGTCCTGCAAACCGGTGCTCATGCAGCTGTAGAAGCAATGAACAAAGGTAAAAAGCAGGCTGAAAATTGTGTGACTCAAACTGAAGTTGCAGCTCAGGCTTTGGAATCTATCACCAATGCGGTCCACTTAGCCCATGATATGAGCGAACAAATCTCTCATGCAGCTAAAGAACAGAATCAGGTGTCTAACGAAATAAGTCATTTATTAGAGTCAATTGTCACTATCGCAGAACAAACAGCTTCAGGTGCTGAACAAACGTCTCAATCCAGCCATGAAGTAGCGCGTTTAGCTGAAGAACTACGTCAATCTGTAGAGCAGTTCAAAGTCTGA
- the rpmA gene encoding 50S ribosomal protein L27, whose translation MASKKGVGSTRNGRDSEAKRLGVKRFGGETVLAGNIIVRQRGTKFHAGSNVGIGKDHTLFALTDGKVQFETKGENNRKFVSIVSE comes from the coding sequence ATGGCAAGTAAAAAAGGTGTAGGTAGCACTCGTAACGGTCGCGATTCAGAAGCGAAACGCTTAGGTGTTAAACGTTTTGGTGGTGAGACAGTATTAGCTGGTAACATCATCGTTCGTCAACGTGGTACTAAGTTCCACGCTGGTAGTAATGTAGGTATCGGTAAAGATCACACATTATTCGCCTTAACTGACGGTAAAGTGCAATTCGAAACGAAAGGCGAAAACAATCGCAAGTTCGTAAGCATCGTTAGCGAATAA
- a CDS encoding Dyp-type peroxidase: MAREQSGICAEANLHCCYVLLNALDGHEHYIRLQLAKVPMLAERLSDQFSEAMLNIVVAVGQNYWPHLYPEQQPEPWPDFTGNLADLPVVSPDLLIQIRADRFDVIHIATQQIYHLLQQHVDLYEQLHAFRYLDGRSLTGFHDTPDNPKGKQRRSCALISNDPKSAMSAGSYVYMLRYQYDLQRWQQLTMPEQEAIMGRNKLDGQLLPSAQRQANSHADKTALENGTGRKQILWQNMPVADIRSQGMISIGFSANPTDVANWLVNRLGVGSDNADLLLDYCQIEAGAAFFAPSITFLEDQAGSDLFK, from the coding sequence ATGGCCCGGGAACAATCTGGCATCTGTGCCGAAGCGAACTTGCATTGTTGTTATGTATTGTTGAATGCCTTAGATGGCCACGAGCATTATATACGTCTGCAATTAGCTAAAGTACCTATGTTAGCTGAGCGTCTATCTGATCAGTTTTCTGAGGCGATGCTTAATATTGTTGTTGCTGTAGGGCAAAACTACTGGCCGCATTTGTATCCGGAGCAACAACCAGAACCCTGGCCTGACTTTACGGGAAATCTTGCTGATTTGCCTGTGGTCTCTCCAGATTTGCTGATCCAAATTCGTGCTGATCGTTTTGATGTTATTCACATAGCTACCCAACAAATTTATCATTTGCTGCAACAGCATGTGGATCTGTATGAGCAATTACATGCCTTTCGTTATTTGGACGGCCGTAGCCTGACGGGCTTTCACGATACTCCGGATAATCCTAAAGGCAAGCAACGGCGCTCCTGTGCTTTGATCAGTAACGATCCTAAAAGCGCTATGAGTGCTGGCAGCTATGTGTACATGTTGCGGTATCAATATGACTTGCAGCGTTGGCAGCAACTGACTATGCCAGAGCAGGAAGCTATAATGGGACGTAATAAACTGGATGGACAGTTGTTGCCCTCAGCACAGCGGCAGGCAAACTCTCATGCCGACAAAACTGCATTAGAAAATGGAACAGGCCGCAAACAGATCCTCTGGCAAAACATGCCTGTAGCTGATATTCGTTCTCAGGGTATGATTTCTATAGGATTTTCTGCCAATCCAACGGATGTCGCAAACTGGCTAGTGAATCGGTTAGGAGTGGGGTCAGACAATGCAGATTTGCTGTTGGATTATTGCCAGATTGAAGCGGGGGCTGCTTTTTTTGCCCCCTCAATCACTTTTTTGGAAGATCAGGCCGGTTCAGACCTTTTCAAATAA
- the argR gene encoding transcriptional regulator ArgR, with translation MMTKQSKQEALIQAFKSLLKEERFGSQSDIVDALKAEGFDNISQSKVSRMLSKYGAVRTRNAKQEMVYCLPPELGVPTTKSPLRQLVLDIEHNDVMIIIRTSPGAAQLIARLLDSVGKAEGVLGTIAGDDTIFIAPTSVKNINFTLNKVTELFEKV, from the coding sequence ATGATGACTAAACAATCAAAACAAGAAGCACTGATCCAGGCGTTTAAATCCTTACTGAAAGAAGAACGTTTTGGCTCACAAAGCGATATTGTGGATGCGCTCAAAGCCGAAGGATTTGACAATATAAGCCAGTCTAAAGTGTCCCGCATGTTAAGCAAATACGGTGCTGTACGTACCCGCAACGCGAAGCAGGAGATGGTGTATTGTTTGCCGCCTGAATTGGGTGTCCCCACTACTAAAAGCCCGCTGAGGCAGTTAGTGCTTGATATTGAACACAACGATGTGATGATTATTATCCGTACCAGCCCGGGCGCTGCTCAACTGATTGCCCGCTTACTGGATTCTGTAGGTAAAGCTGAAGGTGTACTGGGGACTATAGCGGGCGACGACACCATTTTTATAGCCCCGACCAGTGTTAAAAATATCAACTTCACCTTAAACAAAGTGACTGAATTATTTGAAAAGGTCTGA
- the mdh gene encoding malate dehydrogenase, translating into MKVAVLGAAGGIGQALSLLLKLNLPSGTDLALYDLAPVTPGVAVDLSHIPTAVKVTGFGKEDLDKALIGADIVMIPAGMPRKPGMDRSDLFNINAGVVKTLAEAIVVNCPKALVGVITNPVNTTVAIAAEVFKKAGTYDAKRLFGVTTLDVIRAETFVAELKGKNPAEIIVPVIGGHSGTTILPLLSQVKDVTFTDEEVSSLTYRIQNAGTEVVEAKAGGGSATLSMGQAAARFCVSLVKGLKGEQVTEYAYVEGQGEHARFFAQPIVLGKNGVEALLPIGELSAYEQKAMNDMLGTLKADITLGEEFVANAN; encoded by the coding sequence ATGAAAGTTGCCGTATTAGGTGCTGCTGGTGGTATAGGTCAGGCGCTGTCTTTATTATTAAAGTTAAACTTACCATCTGGTACTGATTTAGCTCTGTACGATTTAGCGCCGGTAACTCCAGGTGTAGCTGTTGATTTAAGTCATATCCCAACAGCGGTGAAAGTTACAGGTTTTGGTAAAGAAGATCTGGATAAAGCGCTGATCGGAGCTGATATCGTAATGATCCCTGCCGGTATGCCACGCAAGCCAGGTATGGACCGTTCTGATTTATTTAACATTAATGCTGGCGTAGTAAAAACTTTGGCTGAAGCCATAGTTGTAAACTGCCCTAAGGCTTTAGTGGGTGTGATCACTAACCCTGTGAATACTACTGTGGCTATTGCCGCTGAAGTGTTTAAGAAAGCTGGCACTTATGATGCTAAGCGTTTATTCGGTGTCACTACACTGGACGTGATCCGTGCTGAAACTTTTGTTGCTGAATTGAAAGGTAAAAATCCAGCTGAAATTATTGTTCCAGTGATCGGTGGCCACAGCGGTACTACTATTCTGCCTCTGCTGTCTCAGGTGAAAGATGTCACTTTCACGGATGAAGAAGTGTCTTCATTAACTTACCGTATCCAGAACGCTGGTACTGAAGTAGTGGAAGCTAAAGCTGGTGGCGGATCTGCAACTCTGTCTATGGGTCAGGCTGCTGCACGTTTCTGTGTGTCTTTAGTTAAAGGCTTAAAAGGCGAACAAGTGACTGAATACGCTTATGTTGAAGGTCAGGGTGAACACGCCCGTTTCTTCGCTCAGCCTATCGTATTAGGTAAAAATGGTGTTGAAGCACTGTTACCTATCGGCGAGTTAAGTGCGTACGAGCAAAAAGCCATGAATGACATGTTAGGCACGTTAAAAGCTGACATCACATTAGGCGAAGAGTTTGTTGCTAACGCAAACTAA
- the folA gene encoding type 3 dihydrofolate reductase, with protein sequence MRIAMIAAMANNRVIGKDNQMPWHLPADLKHFKKVTLGKPVIMGRKTYQSIGKALPGRRNIVISRQSGALSTDADWVQSIEQALALVQHEAEVMIIGGAEIYRQVLPMADTLYITDIDLTVEGDAFFPDYQAAGRWYESASERHQADAQNPHPYQFRILNRE encoded by the coding sequence ATGCGGATAGCAATGATAGCGGCTATGGCCAATAACAGAGTCATCGGCAAAGATAACCAAATGCCCTGGCATTTACCGGCTGATCTGAAGCATTTTAAAAAAGTGACTTTAGGCAAGCCGGTGATTATGGGCCGTAAAACTTATCAATCTATTGGTAAGGCGCTGCCTGGCCGCCGTAACATAGTGATCAGCAGGCAGAGTGGTGCACTCAGTACTGATGCCGATTGGGTGCAAAGCATCGAACAGGCGCTGGCTCTAGTGCAGCATGAAGCAGAAGTGATGATTATAGGCGGTGCTGAGATTTATCGTCAGGTACTGCCTATGGCCGATACGCTTTATATTACCGATATTGATTTAACTGTAGAGGGAGATGCCTTTTTCCCTGATTATCAGGCTGCAGGTCGTTGGTACGAATCAGCATCAGAACGACATCAAGCTGATGCACAAAATCCTCATCCATACCAATTCCGCATCCTGAACAGAGAATGA
- the ispB gene encoding octaprenyl diphosphate synthase, producing the protein MTLEEIRQLSLDDMTAVNQHIFTQLSSEVALINQLGIYIVNSGGKRLRPLLAVLAARALGYEGQQHITLATIVEFIHTATLLHDDVVDESMLRRGKETANAVFGNQASVLVGDFLYTRAFQLMVSLDKMQIMQILADATNIIAEGEVLQLMNVNDPETSEQNYMQVIYCKTAKLFEAATQLAAILANQPESVVNAMKLYGMHLGTAFQLIDDVLDYQADADELGKNIGDDLAEGKPTLPLIYALRHTSGDDQQLLKDAIEHANGMQHLERIMAILEHTKAFEYTRAVAEQEAEKARQAIAFLPESGYKDALLTLADIAVQRNH; encoded by the coding sequence ATGACGCTCGAAGAGATCCGCCAACTCAGTCTTGATGACATGACGGCCGTGAACCAACATATATTCACTCAGCTTAGCTCTGAGGTGGCGCTGATTAATCAGCTGGGCATCTATATAGTCAATAGTGGTGGCAAGCGCTTGCGTCCGCTTTTAGCTGTATTGGCTGCCCGTGCGCTGGGTTATGAAGGCCAACAACATATTACCCTCGCCACTATAGTGGAATTCATTCACACCGCGACCTTATTACACGATGATGTCGTAGATGAATCTATGCTACGTCGTGGTAAAGAGACAGCTAACGCCGTATTTGGTAATCAAGCCAGCGTCTTAGTTGGTGATTTTCTCTATACACGAGCCTTTCAGTTAATGGTGTCACTGGATAAAATGCAGATTATGCAAATCCTTGCTGATGCCACCAATATTATTGCTGAAGGCGAAGTGTTGCAGTTGATGAACGTCAACGACCCGGAGACGTCCGAGCAGAACTATATGCAGGTGATTTACTGCAAAACTGCCAAATTATTTGAAGCAGCCACGCAGCTTGCTGCTATTTTGGCAAATCAGCCTGAATCGGTTGTGAATGCGATGAAACTCTACGGTATGCATTTGGGCACAGCCTTCCAGCTGATTGACGATGTATTGGATTATCAGGCGGATGCTGACGAACTGGGCAAAAACATCGGTGACGATTTAGCGGAAGGTAAACCTACATTGCCTTTGATATACGCACTTCGTCATACCAGCGGTGACGACCAGCAACTACTGAAAGATGCAATTGAACATGCCAATGGTATGCAGCACCTTGAACGTATTATGGCTATTTTAGAACACACTAAAGCCTTTGAGTACACTCGCGCTGTAGCAGAGCAGGAAGCAGAAAAAGCCCGCCAGGCTATCGCTTTCTTACCTGAATCTGGTTACAAAGATGCTTTATTGACGTTAGCCGATATCGCAGTGCAGCGGAATCACTAA
- the cgtA gene encoding Obg family GTPase CgtA: MKFVDEAEIRVEAGDGGNGIVSFRREKFVAKGGPNGGDGGDGGDVYLMADTNLNTLVDYQFEKYHQAERGQNGMSTNCTGKRGDDMILRVPVGTRAVDIDTAEVIGDLTKNGQKLMIAKGGWHGLGNARFTSSTNRAPRKKTNGTPGEVRNIRLELLLLADVGLLGLPNAGKSTLIRAVSSAKPKVADYPFTTLVPNLGVVRVESHRSFVIADIPGLIEGAAEGAGLGIQFLKHLERCRLLLHVVDVLPADGSDPAENAVTILKELDKYSDKLANKPRWLVFNKLDLVLEDELEDVIERVTKAINWQGEVHKIAAASRTNTERLAADILNYIELLPVEKPKEQVEDAVNFKWDDYHTDVLSIADDLDDDDDFDEDDYDVEVIYRR, translated from the coding sequence ATGAAATTCGTAGATGAAGCGGAAATTCGGGTTGAAGCCGGCGATGGCGGCAACGGTATTGTCAGTTTCCGTCGCGAAAAATTTGTCGCCAAAGGTGGCCCAAATGGTGGTGACGGTGGTGATGGTGGTGATGTTTATTTAATGGCTGACACCAACCTGAACACTTTGGTGGACTATCAGTTTGAAAAGTATCACCAGGCGGAACGTGGTCAGAATGGTATGAGTACCAACTGTACTGGTAAACGTGGTGATGACATGATTTTGCGTGTGCCAGTTGGGACACGTGCTGTGGATATAGATACCGCAGAAGTAATTGGTGATTTGACCAAAAATGGTCAGAAGCTAATGATTGCTAAAGGCGGCTGGCATGGTTTGGGTAACGCCCGCTTTACCAGTAGCACTAACAGAGCGCCACGCAAGAAAACCAATGGTACGCCAGGTGAAGTACGTAATATCCGCTTAGAACTGCTGTTATTAGCGGATGTAGGCCTATTAGGCCTGCCGAATGCTGGTAAGTCGACTCTGATCCGTGCTGTATCTTCTGCCAAGCCAAAAGTAGCTGATTATCCTTTTACAACCTTGGTACCAAATCTGGGAGTTGTCAGGGTAGAAAGCCACCGCTCTTTTGTAATAGCAGATATTCCCGGTTTGATTGAGGGCGCTGCAGAAGGTGCTGGCTTGGGTATTCAGTTCTTAAAGCACTTAGAGCGTTGTCGTTTGCTGTTGCATGTTGTAGACGTGCTGCCAGCTGATGGTTCAGATCCGGCTGAAAATGCTGTGACTATTTTAAAAGAATTGGATAAATACAGTGACAAGCTGGCCAACAAACCACGCTGGTTAGTGTTTAACAAACTGGATTTAGTGTTGGAAGATGAGCTGGAAGACGTGATTGAGCGAGTCACTAAAGCCATCAATTGGCAAGGCGAGGTCCATAAGATTGCTGCTGCCAGCCGCACTAATACCGAGCGTTTAGCGGCAGATATCCTGAATTATATTGAATTGCTACCCGTTGAAAAACCAAAAGAGCAGGTGGAAGACGCTGTAAACTTCAAATGGGATGATTATCACACCGATGTGTTGTCTATTGCTGATGACCTGGATGATGATGATGATTTCGACGAAGACGATTACGACGTTGAAGTCATTTACCGGCGTTGA